The following coding sequences are from one Spea bombifrons isolate aSpeBom1 chromosome 13, aSpeBom1.2.pri, whole genome shotgun sequence window:
- the NPEPL1 gene encoding probable aminopeptidase NPEPL1, whose amino-acid sequence MANVWLEFKASAGDADPQTRPVLVLGQIPHLHRVPWSELKGKLHPRVTEEAWQTALNSLSPNPTDSCPLYLNFATVAALPSRVSRHNSPSAAHFVSRLIRNCLPGGAHRCILMVCERSEVFASACAVSRAFPLFTRRSSASRRAEKKTVAVEFLLTGQNNGPLDTSTLKCLESASEGVRLAARIVDTPCNEMNTDHFIEEIKAVAKDLGIIPTIIRGEELKDKGFGGIYGVGKAAENPPALVIVSHTPAGATQTIAWVGKGIVYDTGGLSIKGKTTMPGMKRDCGGAAAVLGAFKAAVNQGFKDNLHALFCLAENSVGPKATRPDDIHLLYSGKTVEINNTDAEGRLVLADGVSYACKDLGADIILDMATLTGAQGIATGKYHAAVLTNSEEWEAACVKAGRKCGDLVHPLVYCPELHFNEFSSAVADMKNSVADRENAQSSCAGLFIASHIGFDWPGVWVHVDIASPVHAGERATGFGVALLLSLFGRASEDPLLNLVSPLGEDDVMDTPERDSKRRRLV is encoded by the exons ATGGCTAATGTGTGGCTGGAGTTCAAAGCGAGCGCCGGGGATGCTGACCCCCAGACCAGGCCCGTGCTGGTCCTCGGGCAGATACCCCATCTCCACCGGGTGCCCTGGAGCGAACTTAAAGGGAAACTGCATCCCAGGGTTACCGAAGAG gcGTGGCAGACGGCTCTGAACTCGCTCAGCCCCAACCCCACAGACAGCTGCCCCCTCTACCTGAATTTTGCTACTGTGGCAGCCCTGCCTTCTCGAGTCAGTCGACACAACAGCCCCTCGGCGGCGCACTTTGTCTCCCGCCTCATCCGAAATTGCCTCCCAGGCGGGGCGCACAGGTGTATTCTG ATGGTGTGCGAGCGGTCGGAGGTTTTCGCCAGCGCTTGTGCCGTTTCCCGCGCCTTCCCGCTCTTCACCCGCCGCTCCAGTGCGTCTCGTCGCGCGGAGAAGAAAACCGTTGCGGTGGAATTTCTGCTGACCGGACAGAACAACGGACCCCTGGATACGTCCACGCTGAAG TGCCTGGAGAGCGCCTCAGAGGGGGTGAGGCTGGCGGCTCGCATCGTCGATACCCCCTGTAATGAAATGAATACAGACCATTTCATCGAG GAAATTAAAGCCGTTGCCAAGGACCTGGGAATTATTCCAACTATTATACGGGGAGAAGAACTCAAAGATAAAGGCTTCGGAG gGATCTATGGTGTCGGGAAGGCTGCGGAGAACCCCCCGGCCCTGGTGATAGTCAGTCACACCCCGGCTGGGGCAACTCAGACCATAGCTTGGGTCGGCAAAGGCATCGTGTATGACACAGGGGGGCTGAGCATTAAGGGAAAG ACCACCATGCCCGGAATGAAGAGAGAttgtgggggcgctgctgctgtttTAGGGGCTTTCAAAGCTGCTGTAAATCAG GGTTTTAAAGACAACCTCCACGCTCTGTTCTGCTTGGCAGAGAATTCTGTCGGCCCCAAAGCCACGCGACCGGACGACATCCACTTGCTGTACTCTGGGAA GACggttgaaataaataatacgGATGCCGAGGGCCGACTGGTGCTGGCTGACGGGGTTTCGTACGCTTGCAAGGACTTGGGTGCTGATATCATTCTTGACATGGCAACGCTGACGGGTGCCCAG GGGATCGCGACTGGCAAGTATCACGCGGCCGTGCTGACCAATAGCGAGGAGTGGGAGGCGGCCTGCGTGAAGGCCGGCAGGAAGTGCGGAGACCTTGTCCATCCGCTGGTTTATTGCCCTGAGCTGCATTTTAATGAGTTCTCGTCTGCTGTGGCTGACATGAAAAACTCCGTGGCT GACCGGGAGAACGCTCAGAGCTCCTGCGCCGGCCTCTTCATCGCCTCCCACATCGGCTTCGACTGGCCGGGAGTCTGGGTCCACGTGGACATCGCGTCCCCCGTTCACGCT GGTGAAAGAGCCACAGGCTTTGGGGTAGCGCTGCTGCTGTCCCTGTTTGGACGTGCCTCAGAGGACCCCCTGCTCAATCTGGTTTCACCCCTGGGGGAGGATGATGTCATGGACACCCCGGAGCGAGATTCTAAGAGAAGACGTCTTGTCTGA
- the STX16 gene encoding syntaxin-16 isoform X2, which translates to MIFTLSPLCFLGSDESACQELDEIADDRMALVSGLSLDPEAAVGVTKRLPPKWVDGVEEIQYDITRIKQKMKELASLHDKHLNRPTLDDSTEEEHAIEITTQEITQMFHRCQRAVQTLQSRSRSCTEQDERVLRNVVSSLAQSLQDLSTNFRHGQSGYLKRMKNREERSKHFFDTSVPLMDDGEDTTLYDRGFTDDQLALVEQNTMVVEEREREIRQVVQSISDLNEIFRELAGMVVEQGTVLDRIDYNVEQSCIKTEEGLKQLQKAEQYQKKNRKMLAILILFVVLLVLIVVLIGVKSN; encoded by the exons ATGATTTTTACTCTCTCCCCTCTTTGCTTTCTGGGATCTGATGAATCTGCATGCCAGGAGTTGGATGAG ATAGCGGACGATCGTATGGCCTTGGTGTCGGGCCTGAGCCTGGATCCAGAGGCAGCTGTCGGTGTGACGAAGCGTCTGCCCCCCAAATGGGTGGACGGTGTAGAAGAA ATCCAGTATGACATCACACGGATTAAACAGAAGATGAAGGAACTGGCCAGTCTCCATGATAAACATTTAAACAGACCCACTCTGGATGACAGCACGGAGGAGGAGCACGCCATCGAGATCACGACTCAGGAAATCACGCAG ATGTTTCACCGCTGCCAGCGAGCAGTGCAGACGCTCCAGAGCCGGTCGCGGAGCTGTACGGAGCAGGATGAGCGAGTTCTCAGAAATGTTGTGTCTTCGTTGGCGCAGTCTCTTCAGGACCTCTCCACCAACTTCAGGCACGGGCAGTCTGGGTATCTGAAAC GAATGAAGAACCGAGAGGAGCGATCCAAGCATTTCTTCGACACGTCCGTCCCTCTGATGGACGATGGAGAGGACACTACGCTGTATGATCGG gGTTTTACTGATGACCAGTTAGCCCTGGTGGAGCAGAATACGATGGTGGtggaagagagggagagggaaatCCGCCAGGTTGTGCAGTCCATCTCTGACCTGAATGAAATCTTCCGAGAGTTAGCAGGAATGGTGGTCGAGCAG GGTACGGTTCTGGATCGAATTGACTACAACGTGGAACAGTCGTGTATCAAAACAGAAGAGGGATTGAAACAGTTGCAGAAG GCTGAACAGTATCAGAAGAAGAATCGGAAAATGCTCGCCATCCTTATCCTGTTTGTCGTCCTCCTCGTCCTCATCGTAGTGCTAATCGGTGTGAAGTCTAATTAG
- the STX16 gene encoding syntaxin-16 isoform X1 — translation MATRRLTDAFLLLRNNAAQNRHILAEQIADDRMALVSGLSLDPEAAVGVTKRLPPKWVDGVEEIQYDITRIKQKMKELASLHDKHLNRPTLDDSTEEEHAIEITTQEITQMFHRCQRAVQTLQSRSRSCTEQDERVLRNVVSSLAQSLQDLSTNFRHGQSGYLKRMKNREERSKHFFDTSVPLMDDGEDTTLYDRGFTDDQLALVEQNTMVVEEREREIRQVVQSISDLNEIFRELAGMVVEQGTVLDRIDYNVEQSCIKTEEGLKQLQKAEQYQKKNRKMLAILILFVVLLVLIVVLIGVKSN, via the exons ATGGCCACTCGCCGACTGACTGATGCCTTCTTGTTATTGCGGAACAATGCGGCCCAAAACCGGCACATACTGGCCGAGCAA ATAGCGGACGATCGTATGGCCTTGGTGTCGGGCCTGAGCCTGGATCCAGAGGCAGCTGTCGGTGTGACGAAGCGTCTGCCCCCCAAATGGGTGGACGGTGTAGAAGAA ATCCAGTATGACATCACACGGATTAAACAGAAGATGAAGGAACTGGCCAGTCTCCATGATAAACATTTAAACAGACCCACTCTGGATGACAGCACGGAGGAGGAGCACGCCATCGAGATCACGACTCAGGAAATCACGCAG ATGTTTCACCGCTGCCAGCGAGCAGTGCAGACGCTCCAGAGCCGGTCGCGGAGCTGTACGGAGCAGGATGAGCGAGTTCTCAGAAATGTTGTGTCTTCGTTGGCGCAGTCTCTTCAGGACCTCTCCACCAACTTCAGGCACGGGCAGTCTGGGTATCTGAAAC GAATGAAGAACCGAGAGGAGCGATCCAAGCATTTCTTCGACACGTCCGTCCCTCTGATGGACGATGGAGAGGACACTACGCTGTATGATCGG gGTTTTACTGATGACCAGTTAGCCCTGGTGGAGCAGAATACGATGGTGGtggaagagagggagagggaaatCCGCCAGGTTGTGCAGTCCATCTCTGACCTGAATGAAATCTTCCGAGAGTTAGCAGGAATGGTGGTCGAGCAG GGTACGGTTCTGGATCGAATTGACTACAACGTGGAACAGTCGTGTATCAAAACAGAAGAGGGATTGAAACAGTTGCAGAAG GCTGAACAGTATCAGAAGAAGAATCGGAAAATGCTCGCCATCCTTATCCTGTTTGTCGTCCTCCTCGTCCTCATCGTAGTGCTAATCGGTGTGAAGTCTAATTAG